In Massilibacterium senegalense, a genomic segment contains:
- a CDS encoding polysaccharide deacetylase family protein: MSNAYIIERKKLKQWLIVLLATFFCATFLFFQLNDTFTFSTPKGPKALYKVETEQNKVALTFNISWGNEEVIPIIEELQRLNIQKATFFLSGVWAERHPDIVQKIVEAGFDIGNLGYEYKSYADMEEDEMVRDLMKAHHILSDLTEQKIHLFRPPNGQFNEQVLRTVEKQGYSTIHFSVDVKDWTPISKEEMITRATKKTTKGDIVLLHASDSARKTAEILSPIHEDLKQKGLTYVTVEELITNAKSSNKEM; encoded by the coding sequence ATGTCCAATGCTTATATTATTGAACGAAAAAAATTAAAACAATGGCTGATTGTTTTGTTGGCTACTTTCTTTTGCGCTACTTTTTTATTTTTTCAATTGAATGACACCTTTACTTTTTCAACACCGAAAGGACCAAAAGCATTATATAAAGTAGAAACAGAGCAAAACAAAGTTGCACTTACTTTTAATATTAGCTGGGGAAACGAAGAAGTCATTCCAATTATAGAAGAATTACAACGATTAAACATTCAAAAAGCAACGTTTTTTCTTTCCGGTGTATGGGCTGAGAGACACCCGGACATCGTCCAAAAAATAGTCGAAGCTGGATTTGATATTGGCAATCTAGGTTATGAATACAAAAGTTATGCGGACATGGAGGAAGATGAAATGGTACGAGACTTAATGAAAGCACATCATATATTATCTGATTTAACCGAACAAAAAATTCATCTTTTCCGTCCACCAAATGGGCAATTTAATGAACAAGTATTACGTACAGTGGAAAAACAAGGCTATTCTACGATTCATTTTAGCGTCGATGTGAAAGACTGGACCCCTATTTCAAAAGAAGAAATGATTACCCGTGCAACGAAAAAAACAACAAAAGGAGATATTGTCCTATTGCACGCTTCTGATTCTGCCCGAAAAACAGCAGAAATTTTAAGCCCTATCCATGAAGACCTTAAACAAAAAGGACTTACATACGTGACAGTGGAGGAGCTAATTACAAACGCAAAAAGCTCGAATAAAGAAATGTAG
- the gerD gene encoding spore germination lipoprotein GerD: MRKQVFYFLAFLMLFLLISCAPAEQDEKQTNYESTKKMMMDILQTDEGKQTIQKVINQDQLKEEIIIDHPLMKQTIEETLTSEKGTEFWQKAFSDPAFTSQFAKHFNEEHKKMMKELMTDPEYQALLIDVLKNPEVKKMTEDILKGKEYREELQQVISETLNSPLYQAKLLELMKKAKEEKKKPKEEASSSAE; this comes from the coding sequence ATGCGGAAACAAGTTTTTTATTTTCTAGCATTCCTCATGCTCTTCTTATTAATATCCTGTGCTCCAGCAGAACAAGATGAAAAACAAACAAATTACGAAAGTACCAAAAAGATGATGATGGATATTTTACAAACCGACGAAGGAAAACAAACGATTCAAAAAGTAATCAACCAAGATCAATTAAAAGAGGAAATTATTATCGATCATCCTTTAATGAAGCAAACAATTGAAGAAACATTAACTTCTGAGAAAGGTACTGAGTTTTGGCAAAAAGCATTTAGCGATCCTGCTTTTACTAGCCAATTTGCAAAGCACTTTAATGAAGAACATAAAAAAATGATGAAAGAATTAATGACCGATCCAGAATACCAAGCGCTACTTATCGATGTATTAAAAAATCCAGAAGTCAAAAAAATGACAGAAGATATTTTAAAAGGAAAAGAATATCGTGAAGAATTACAGCAAGTCATATCAGAAACGTTAAATAGCCCACTTTATCAAGCAAAATTACTAGAACTAATGAAAAAAGCGAAAGAAGAAAAGAAAAAACCAAAAGAAGAAGCCTCCTCGTCAGCAGAATGA
- a CDS encoding KinB-signaling pathway activation protein, which translates to MKAKKWVFLFWTTLVVGAISGTITGFALDWNNGMKLGVKEFIVTFIWLFGVSAMFSVVSQMGFFAYLSLHRIGIGIFRSWWNGVQVILIALILFDLVYFRYQFFAEEGESIVPYLLVSVFLFVTSLMVAYIKQKETTKEAFVPALFLMIVVTTLEWFPALYINDPKWLWVYFVPLFTSNVWQLLILHRLLDPKVIEESAKKQAKKQAGNQISTHPQKKQPTNRKKKKRS; encoded by the coding sequence GTGAAAGCAAAAAAATGGGTCTTTTTATTTTGGACAACCTTAGTTGTCGGGGCGATCAGCGGTACCATTACTGGGTTTGCGCTCGACTGGAATAATGGGATGAAATTAGGAGTAAAAGAATTCATCGTTACATTTATTTGGTTATTTGGAGTTTCTGCGATGTTTAGTGTTGTAAGTCAGATGGGCTTTTTTGCTTATTTATCGCTACATCGTATCGGAATTGGGATTTTTCGTTCATGGTGGAATGGAGTGCAAGTCATTTTAATTGCGCTTATTTTGTTTGATTTAGTCTATTTCCGCTATCAATTTTTTGCAGAAGAAGGCGAGTCTATCGTTCCTTATTTATTAGTGTCTGTATTTCTTTTTGTCACCAGTTTAATGGTGGCCTATATTAAACAAAAAGAAACAACAAAAGAAGCGTTCGTGCCAGCTCTATTTTTAATGATTGTTGTTACAACATTAGAATGGTTTCCGGCACTTTACATTAACGATCCAAAATGGTTATGGGTTTATTTTGTTCCATTGTTTACGTCGAATGTGTGGCAATTATTAATTTTACATCGTCTGCTTGACCCGAAAGTAATCGAAGAATCAGCAAAAAAACAAGCGAAAAAGCAGGCGGGAAATCAAATATCTACGCATCCGCAAAAAAAGCAACCAACGAATCGTAAAAAGAAAAAACGTTCATAA